Proteins from a genomic interval of Pectinophora gossypiella chromosome 4, ilPecGoss1.1, whole genome shotgun sequence:
- the LOC126366029 gene encoding cytosolic carboxypeptidase 2 isoform X1, with the protein MLWWKQIERVQYNVMMIEKEEERNRQYNENATLTLSLPTRDPVLQDNLLIANIEQVKSLQASLFPICNKGTFISNFLQNNIKTNLLEINTDIRTFRTTAKLKEPRDLFALPKELDCPQQAPRWPSECQVVEEKIQHITWTPTNPEPYYISTGKELKPQPVGEEAGTVIFQYYPMSAVNYFSRSTVGGSRLYLSACASAGGGGVDDELRFESRFESGNLAKAIRITSAYYELHLRTDLYTNRHMQWFYFRVTNTKKQTMYRFSIVNLSKAESLYNEGMRPLLYSTKDAQLHSIGWRRCGDNIAYYKNDSTCEEEEQFPSYTLTFNIEFPHSDDAVYIAHCYPYTYSDLQEYLSRLQSHPIKSTYSKLRLLCRTLAGNNVYYLTITAPPNPNELEPKKKKAVVITARVHPGETPSSWMMKGFLDYLTGDSSQARELREKFIFKLVPMLNPDGVIVGNNRCSLTGKDLNRQYRTVIRETYPPVWHTKVMIRRLQEECGVALYVDLHAHSRKHNVFIYGCESRRNSDKRLQEQVFPLMLHKNAADKFSFENCKFRIQRSKEGTGRVVVWMLGVANSYTMEASFGGSELGSRMSTHFSVQDYESLGKTFCETLLDFYDEDPSKERLRNKIVTRLLKEGSNADEPTNIDLSDYSSDEGDTSSSSSDAVRQPGDLQQTAPPPSPIFPDINRNINDYLFSSLQQKPKKPRPRLEKSKRIEKKKAKRETLQVSRATIDLTSDGMSDATTDDEMFEENLSPIKRVHKLLHSSSKPKARRKKKMPPELKIIRAPTSDSPYYSDREKKSPKCGRPRSVSMINEPIEKPRLTPASWHQFRRLPPPKCLSDNKNRFTQPSELQVKLNSLKKNVWTGVHNDERGPLSWGISTFAMNSYFTDSEALLRSCSKKLEELEGERKKSKDEKKKKKAKNKKLSLKVPSSVDDILEPISKLPKAWKKKGKLKHTKSENSPYVNNASFTDIPRNTQPSQKTSPVVSRQAKTNFRKSAFVMTAIQTKKSVTKTINTLISDNSDSEDSIQSTKKVKKKSKTLKTKSNKINLEGKFKN; encoded by the exons ATGCTATGGTGGAAACAGATAGAGAGGGTGCAATATAACGTGATGATGATCGAgaaggaagaagagaggaatagaCAGTACAATGAGAATGCAACGTTAACGCTCTCGCTGCCGACACGCGACCCTGTGTTGCAAGACAACCTACTCATAGCTAACATAGAGCAAGTTAAGTCGCTACAGGCGTCACTGTTTCCTATATGTAACAAAG GCACATTTATTTCAAACTTCCTACAAAACAACATAAAGACTAACCTGTTAGAAATAAACACAGATATAAGAACATTTCGAACGACAGCGAAATTAAAAGAACCACGGGATCTCTTTGCACTCCCAAAAGAACTTGATTGTCCTCAACAAGCACCTCGGTGGCCTTCAGAATGTCAA GTTGTAGAAGAAAAGATACAACATATAACATGGACTCCAACAAATCCAGAACCATATTACATCTCCACGGGAAAAGAACTGAAACCACAGCCTGTAGGCGAAGAGGCGGGTACTGTAATATTTCAGTACTATCCTATGAGCGCCGTCAACTAT TTCAGTCGCTCTACAGTAGGAGGATCTCGTTTATATCTATCAGCTTGTGCCAGTGCTGGAGGTGGTGGAGTTGACGACGAATTGCGTTTCGAATCTCGCTTCGAAAGCGGGAACTTAGCCAAAGCAATACGTATAACCTCAGCATATTACGAACTCCATCTACGAACTGACCTCTACACCAACAGACACATGCAATGGTTCTACTTCAGggtcacaaacacgaaaaagcAAACGATGTAcag GTTTTCAATAGTGAATTTGTCAAAAGCTGAAAGCTTGTATAATGAAGGCATGCGGCCTCTGCTATATTCGACGAAGGACGCACAATTGCATTCGATCGGTTGGAGACGATGCGGCGATAACATTGCCTATTACAAAAACGATTCCAC atgtGAGGAAGAGGAACAATTTCCAAGCTACACGTTAACATTCAACATAGAATTTCCACACAGCGACGACGCCGTATACATAGCACATTGTTATCCTTACACGTATTCGGATCTACAAGAATACCTATCAAGACTCCAATCTCATCCGATCAAATCCACTTATTCGAAACTAAGGCTTCTTTGTCGAACGTTAGCAGGAAATAACGTGTACTACTTGACGATAACTGCTCCACCAAATCCTAACGAATTGGAACCAAAG AAAAAGAAAGCAGTAGTAATAACAGCGAGAGTGCATCCAGGCGAAACGCCTTCATCGTGGATGATGAAAGGTTTCCTGGACTATTTGACAGGAGACTCCAGCCAAGCCCGAGAGTTGCGGGAAAAGTTCATTTTCAAACTAGTTCCTATGCTGAATCCGGATGGC GTAATCGTCGGTAACAACCGATGTTCGCTGACCGGAAAAGACCTAAATAGACAATATCGGACTGTAATCAGGGAAACCTACCCACCCGTGTGGCATACCAAAGTAATGATACGCAG ATTACAGGAAGAGTGCGGTGTGGCCTTATACGTAGACTTACACGCACATTCTCGGAAACATAATGTGTTCATATATGGATGCGAAAGTAGAAGAAATTCAGACAAGAGATTACAAGAGCAAGTATTCCCGTTGATGCTTCATAAAAACGCCGCGGACAAG TTCTCATTCGAAAATTGCAAGTTTCGTATACAACGCAGTAAAGAAGGCACAGGACGAGTGGTTGTGTGGATGCTAGGAGTTGCAAACAGCTACACGATGGAGGCATCCTTTGGGGGATCAGAACTCGGCAGTAGAATGTCCACACACTTCTCTGTCCAAGACTACGAGAGCCTCGGAAAGACATTCTGCGAGACCCTCTTAGATTTCTATGATGAAGATCCTAGCAAAGAAAGACTGAGAAACAAAATCGTGACAAGACTGCTTAAAGAAGGTTCTAATGCTGATGAGCCGACAAACATTGACCTTTCTGACTATTCTAG tGACGAAGGAGACACTTCGAGTAGCAGTTCGGATGCTGTAAGACAACCAGGTGACTTGCAACAAACCGCGCCACCGCCGTCACCAATTTTTCCAGATATCAATAGAAATATAAATGAC TATTTGTTTTCGTCTTTACAACAGAAACCCAAGAAGCCACGACCAAGGTTGGAGAAATCGAAACGTATTGAGAAGAAGAAGGCAAAACGAGAAACTTTGCAG GTTTCAAGAGCCACGATAGATCTTACTTCAGACGGCATGTCAGACGCAACGACAGACGATGAGATGTTTGAAGAGAATCTTAGCCCCATCAAACGAGTTCATAAGCTTCTACATAGTTCTTCAAAACCTAAGGCTaggagaaaaaagaaaatgccaCCAGAACTCAAGATCATTCGCGCACCG ACGAGCGATTCTCCTTACTATTCAGACAGAGAAAAGAAATCGCCAAAATGTGGAAGACCGCGAAGCGTCTCGATGATAAATGAACCGATAGAGAAACCAAGGTTGACGCCAGCATCTTGGCATCAGTTCAGGCGGTTGCCACCGCCAAA aTGTCTTTCTGACAACAAGAACCGATTTACACAGCCATCAGAACTTCAAGTGAAACTGAATTCCTTGAAGAAGAATGTGTGGACTGGTGTACATAATGATGAAAGAGGTCCACTGTCATGGGGCATCTCCACTTTTGCAATGAATTCATACTTTACAGACAGCGAAGCATTGTTGAG GTCATGTTCCAAAAAATTAGAAGAATTGGAAGGAGAACGCAAGAAAAGTAAAGacgagaagaaaaagaagaaagccAAAAATAAGAAGCTTTCTCTGAAAGTGCCAAGTTCAGTGGATGATATTTTAGAACCAATAAGTAAATTACCTAAGGCCTGGAAGAAGAAAGGGAA GTTAAAACACACCAAATCAGAGAATTCTCCATATGTGAACAATGCCAGTTTTACTGATATACCCAGAAACACACAGCCTTCACAAAAAACAAGTCCTGTAGTTAGTAGACAGGCAAAGACAAACTTTAGAAAAAGTGCTTTCGTAATGACAGCAATCCAAACTAAAAAATCTGTTACAAAAACCATCAACACTCTTATATCGGACAATTCTGATTCTGAAGACTCCATACAAtctacaaaaaaagtaaaaaagaaaagtaaaactCTAAAAACTAAATCAAACAAGATAAATCTAGAAGGTAAATTTAAGAACTGA
- the LOC126366029 gene encoding cytosolic carboxypeptidase 2 isoform X2, producing MLWWKQIERVQYNVMMIEKEEERNRQYNENATLTLSLPTRDPVLQDNLLIANIEQVKSLQASLFPICNKGTFISNFLQNNIKTNLLEINTDIRTFRTTAKLKEPRDLFALPKELDCPQQAPRWPSECQVVEEKIQHITWTPTNPEPYYISTGKELKPQPVGEEAGTVIFQYYPMSAVNYFSRSTVGGSRLYLSACASAGGGGVDDELRFESRFESGNLAKAIRITSAYYELHLRTDLYTNRHMQWFYFRVTNTKKQTMYRFSIVNLSKAESLYNEGMRPLLYSTKDAQLHSIGWRRCGDNIAYYKNDSTCEEEEQFPSYTLTFNIEFPHSDDAVYIAHCYPYTYSDLQEYLSRLQSHPIKSTYSKLRLLCRTLAGNNVYYLTITAPPNPNELEPKKKKAVVITARVHPGETPSSWMMKGFLDYLTGDSSQARELREKFIFKLVPMLNPDGVIVGNNRCSLTGKDLNRQYRTVIRETYPPVWHTKVMIRRLQEECGVALYVDLHAHSRKHNVFIYGCESRRNSDKRLQEQVFPLMLHKNAADKFSFENCKFRIQRSKEGTGRVVVWMLGVANSYTMEASFGGSELGSRMSTHFSVQDYESLGKTFCETLLDFYDEDPSKERLRNKIVTRLLKEGSNADEPTNIDLSDYSSDEGDTSSSSSDAVRQPGDLQQTAPPPSPIFPDINRNINDKPKKPRPRLEKSKRIEKKKAKRETLQVSRATIDLTSDGMSDATTDDEMFEENLSPIKRVHKLLHSSSKPKARRKKKMPPELKIIRAPTSDSPYYSDREKKSPKCGRPRSVSMINEPIEKPRLTPASWHQFRRLPPPKCLSDNKNRFTQPSELQVKLNSLKKNVWTGVHNDERGPLSWGISTFAMNSYFTDSEALLRSCSKKLEELEGERKKSKDEKKKKKAKNKKLSLKVPSSVDDILEPISKLPKAWKKKGKLKHTKSENSPYVNNASFTDIPRNTQPSQKTSPVVSRQAKTNFRKSAFVMTAIQTKKSVTKTINTLISDNSDSEDSIQSTKKVKKKSKTLKTKSNKINLEGKFKN from the exons ATGCTATGGTGGAAACAGATAGAGAGGGTGCAATATAACGTGATGATGATCGAgaaggaagaagagaggaatagaCAGTACAATGAGAATGCAACGTTAACGCTCTCGCTGCCGACACGCGACCCTGTGTTGCAAGACAACCTACTCATAGCTAACATAGAGCAAGTTAAGTCGCTACAGGCGTCACTGTTTCCTATATGTAACAAAG GCACATTTATTTCAAACTTCCTACAAAACAACATAAAGACTAACCTGTTAGAAATAAACACAGATATAAGAACATTTCGAACGACAGCGAAATTAAAAGAACCACGGGATCTCTTTGCACTCCCAAAAGAACTTGATTGTCCTCAACAAGCACCTCGGTGGCCTTCAGAATGTCAA GTTGTAGAAGAAAAGATACAACATATAACATGGACTCCAACAAATCCAGAACCATATTACATCTCCACGGGAAAAGAACTGAAACCACAGCCTGTAGGCGAAGAGGCGGGTACTGTAATATTTCAGTACTATCCTATGAGCGCCGTCAACTAT TTCAGTCGCTCTACAGTAGGAGGATCTCGTTTATATCTATCAGCTTGTGCCAGTGCTGGAGGTGGTGGAGTTGACGACGAATTGCGTTTCGAATCTCGCTTCGAAAGCGGGAACTTAGCCAAAGCAATACGTATAACCTCAGCATATTACGAACTCCATCTACGAACTGACCTCTACACCAACAGACACATGCAATGGTTCTACTTCAGggtcacaaacacgaaaaagcAAACGATGTAcag GTTTTCAATAGTGAATTTGTCAAAAGCTGAAAGCTTGTATAATGAAGGCATGCGGCCTCTGCTATATTCGACGAAGGACGCACAATTGCATTCGATCGGTTGGAGACGATGCGGCGATAACATTGCCTATTACAAAAACGATTCCAC atgtGAGGAAGAGGAACAATTTCCAAGCTACACGTTAACATTCAACATAGAATTTCCACACAGCGACGACGCCGTATACATAGCACATTGTTATCCTTACACGTATTCGGATCTACAAGAATACCTATCAAGACTCCAATCTCATCCGATCAAATCCACTTATTCGAAACTAAGGCTTCTTTGTCGAACGTTAGCAGGAAATAACGTGTACTACTTGACGATAACTGCTCCACCAAATCCTAACGAATTGGAACCAAAG AAAAAGAAAGCAGTAGTAATAACAGCGAGAGTGCATCCAGGCGAAACGCCTTCATCGTGGATGATGAAAGGTTTCCTGGACTATTTGACAGGAGACTCCAGCCAAGCCCGAGAGTTGCGGGAAAAGTTCATTTTCAAACTAGTTCCTATGCTGAATCCGGATGGC GTAATCGTCGGTAACAACCGATGTTCGCTGACCGGAAAAGACCTAAATAGACAATATCGGACTGTAATCAGGGAAACCTACCCACCCGTGTGGCATACCAAAGTAATGATACGCAG ATTACAGGAAGAGTGCGGTGTGGCCTTATACGTAGACTTACACGCACATTCTCGGAAACATAATGTGTTCATATATGGATGCGAAAGTAGAAGAAATTCAGACAAGAGATTACAAGAGCAAGTATTCCCGTTGATGCTTCATAAAAACGCCGCGGACAAG TTCTCATTCGAAAATTGCAAGTTTCGTATACAACGCAGTAAAGAAGGCACAGGACGAGTGGTTGTGTGGATGCTAGGAGTTGCAAACAGCTACACGATGGAGGCATCCTTTGGGGGATCAGAACTCGGCAGTAGAATGTCCACACACTTCTCTGTCCAAGACTACGAGAGCCTCGGAAAGACATTCTGCGAGACCCTCTTAGATTTCTATGATGAAGATCCTAGCAAAGAAAGACTGAGAAACAAAATCGTGACAAGACTGCTTAAAGAAGGTTCTAATGCTGATGAGCCGACAAACATTGACCTTTCTGACTATTCTAG tGACGAAGGAGACACTTCGAGTAGCAGTTCGGATGCTGTAAGACAACCAGGTGACTTGCAACAAACCGCGCCACCGCCGTCACCAATTTTTCCAGATATCAATAGAAATATAAATGAC AAACCCAAGAAGCCACGACCAAGGTTGGAGAAATCGAAACGTATTGAGAAGAAGAAGGCAAAACGAGAAACTTTGCAG GTTTCAAGAGCCACGATAGATCTTACTTCAGACGGCATGTCAGACGCAACGACAGACGATGAGATGTTTGAAGAGAATCTTAGCCCCATCAAACGAGTTCATAAGCTTCTACATAGTTCTTCAAAACCTAAGGCTaggagaaaaaagaaaatgccaCCAGAACTCAAGATCATTCGCGCACCG ACGAGCGATTCTCCTTACTATTCAGACAGAGAAAAGAAATCGCCAAAATGTGGAAGACCGCGAAGCGTCTCGATGATAAATGAACCGATAGAGAAACCAAGGTTGACGCCAGCATCTTGGCATCAGTTCAGGCGGTTGCCACCGCCAAA aTGTCTTTCTGACAACAAGAACCGATTTACACAGCCATCAGAACTTCAAGTGAAACTGAATTCCTTGAAGAAGAATGTGTGGACTGGTGTACATAATGATGAAAGAGGTCCACTGTCATGGGGCATCTCCACTTTTGCAATGAATTCATACTTTACAGACAGCGAAGCATTGTTGAG GTCATGTTCCAAAAAATTAGAAGAATTGGAAGGAGAACGCAAGAAAAGTAAAGacgagaagaaaaagaagaaagccAAAAATAAGAAGCTTTCTCTGAAAGTGCCAAGTTCAGTGGATGATATTTTAGAACCAATAAGTAAATTACCTAAGGCCTGGAAGAAGAAAGGGAA GTTAAAACACACCAAATCAGAGAATTCTCCATATGTGAACAATGCCAGTTTTACTGATATACCCAGAAACACACAGCCTTCACAAAAAACAAGTCCTGTAGTTAGTAGACAGGCAAAGACAAACTTTAGAAAAAGTGCTTTCGTAATGACAGCAATCCAAACTAAAAAATCTGTTACAAAAACCATCAACACTCTTATATCGGACAATTCTGATTCTGAAGACTCCATACAAtctacaaaaaaagtaaaaaagaaaagtaaaactCTAAAAACTAAATCAAACAAGATAAATCTAGAAGGTAAATTTAAGAACTGA
- the LOC126366079 gene encoding uncharacterized protein LOC126366079 isoform X3 — translation MKKLHYGLLFTFIIGAISSGIFDFTDVKNKILQWKTQKLAALCPSNGAQLQNLLNIACSTAQPTNVTLRDSCITCFSRVTSMPEGPQELNALSVCALQYFVNTTYATCATALMALSTSALNVQPSGCFMGYCDFVRCLRRINSNNLITQCTREARTGINITLDADNVRFYTNVTSCILAKSRCGTFNPITGDPQTPGYTSAGIRVSNALQFSEAGELRILAFPAAIPVSTSFCSTSSNLTETSWLTNVC, via the exons ATGAAAAAGTTACATTACGGTCTTCTCTTTACTTTTATT ATTGGCGCAATTTCCAGTGGAATTTTTGATTTTAccgatgtaaaaaataaaattctacaGTGGAAAACTCAAAAACTTGCTGCGTTATGTCCGTCAAACGG GGCACAATTGCAAAATCTACTGAATATTGCATGCAGTACTGCTCAACCAACTAATGTTACATTGAGGGATAGTTGCATTACTTGTTTTTCAAGAGTTACTTCGATGCCAGAG gGACCTCAAGAACTGAATGCCCTTAGTGTATGTGCTTTGCAATATTTTGTGAACACAACTTACGCTACATGCGCTACAGCTCTAATGGCATTATCCACATCGGCTTTAAACGTACAACCATCAGGTTGCTTTATGGGATATTGTGATTTCGTGCGTTGTTTAAGAAGAATTAATTCTAATAATTtg atcACACAATGTACCAGAGAAGCAAGGACCGGCATAAATATAACGTTAGACGCAGATAACGTGAGGTTTTACACAAACGTTACTTCTTGTATTCTAGCCAAATCGCGTTGTGGAACGTTTAATCCAATTACTGGTGATCCACAAACACCCGGCTACACGTCAGCTGGAATCAGAGTCAGCAACGCTTTGCAGTTTTCAGAAGCTGGAGAACTAAGAATTCTTGCCTTTCCAGCAGCAATACCAGTTTCAACTTCATTTTGCTCAACTTCAAGCAACTTAACAGAAACAAGTTGGTTGACGAATGTTTGCTGA
- the LOC126366079 gene encoding uncharacterized protein LOC126366079 isoform X1, whose protein sequence is MKKLHYGLLFTFIIEINGTLDLNEVQKYILQWKSQNLLNFSEIGAISSGIFDFTDVKNKILQWKTQKLAALCPSNGAQLQNLLNIACSTAQPTNVTLRDSCITCFSRVTSMPEGPQELNALSVCALQYFVNTTYATCATALMALSTSALNVQPSGCFMGYCDFVRCLRRINSNNLITQCTREARTGINITLDADNVRFYTNVTSCILAKSRCGTFNPITGDPQTPGYTSAGIRVSNALQFSEAGELRILAFPAAIPVSTSFCSTSSNLTETSWLTNVC, encoded by the exons ATGAAAAAGTTACATTACGGTCTTCTCTTTACTTTTATT atCGAGATTAATGGAACTTTAGATTTAAATgaagtacaaaaatatattttgcaatggAAGAGTCAAAACTTATTAAATTTTAGTGAG ATTGGCGCAATTTCCAGTGGAATTTTTGATTTTAccgatgtaaaaaataaaattctacaGTGGAAAACTCAAAAACTTGCTGCGTTATGTCCGTCAAACGG GGCACAATTGCAAAATCTACTGAATATTGCATGCAGTACTGCTCAACCAACTAATGTTACATTGAGGGATAGTTGCATTACTTGTTTTTCAAGAGTTACTTCGATGCCAGAG gGACCTCAAGAACTGAATGCCCTTAGTGTATGTGCTTTGCAATATTTTGTGAACACAACTTACGCTACATGCGCTACAGCTCTAATGGCATTATCCACATCGGCTTTAAACGTACAACCATCAGGTTGCTTTATGGGATATTGTGATTTCGTGCGTTGTTTAAGAAGAATTAATTCTAATAATTtg atcACACAATGTACCAGAGAAGCAAGGACCGGCATAAATATAACGTTAGACGCAGATAACGTGAGGTTTTACACAAACGTTACTTCTTGTATTCTAGCCAAATCGCGTTGTGGAACGTTTAATCCAATTACTGGTGATCCACAAACACCCGGCTACACGTCAGCTGGAATCAGAGTCAGCAACGCTTTGCAGTTTTCAGAAGCTGGAGAACTAAGAATTCTTGCCTTTCCAGCAGCAATACCAGTTTCAACTTCATTTTGCTCAACTTCAAGCAACTTAACAGAAACAAGTTGGTTGACGAATGTTTGCTGA
- the LOC126366079 gene encoding uncharacterized protein LOC126366079 isoform X4 produces the protein MKIGAISSGIFDFTDVKNKILQWKTQKLAALCPSNGAQLQNLLNIACSTAQPTNVTLRDSCITCFSRVTSMPEGPQELNALSVCALQYFVNTTYATCATALMALSTSALNVQPSGCFMGYCDFVRCLRRINSNNLITQCTREARTGINITLDADNVRFYTNVTSCILAKSRCGTFNPITGDPQTPGYTSAGIRVSNALQFSEAGELRILAFPAAIPVSTSFCSTSSNLTETSWLTNVC, from the exons atgaaa ATTGGCGCAATTTCCAGTGGAATTTTTGATTTTAccgatgtaaaaaataaaattctacaGTGGAAAACTCAAAAACTTGCTGCGTTATGTCCGTCAAACGG GGCACAATTGCAAAATCTACTGAATATTGCATGCAGTACTGCTCAACCAACTAATGTTACATTGAGGGATAGTTGCATTACTTGTTTTTCAAGAGTTACTTCGATGCCAGAG gGACCTCAAGAACTGAATGCCCTTAGTGTATGTGCTTTGCAATATTTTGTGAACACAACTTACGCTACATGCGCTACAGCTCTAATGGCATTATCCACATCGGCTTTAAACGTACAACCATCAGGTTGCTTTATGGGATATTGTGATTTCGTGCGTTGTTTAAGAAGAATTAATTCTAATAATTtg atcACACAATGTACCAGAGAAGCAAGGACCGGCATAAATATAACGTTAGACGCAGATAACGTGAGGTTTTACACAAACGTTACTTCTTGTATTCTAGCCAAATCGCGTTGTGGAACGTTTAATCCAATTACTGGTGATCCACAAACACCCGGCTACACGTCAGCTGGAATCAGAGTCAGCAACGCTTTGCAGTTTTCAGAAGCTGGAGAACTAAGAATTCTTGCCTTTCCAGCAGCAATACCAGTTTCAACTTCATTTTGCTCAACTTCAAGCAACTTAACAGAAACAAGTTGGTTGACGAATGTTTGCTGA
- the LOC126366079 gene encoding uncharacterized protein LOC126366079 isoform X2 yields MKIEINGTLDLNEVQKYILQWKSQNLLNFSEIGAISSGIFDFTDVKNKILQWKTQKLAALCPSNGAQLQNLLNIACSTAQPTNVTLRDSCITCFSRVTSMPEGPQELNALSVCALQYFVNTTYATCATALMALSTSALNVQPSGCFMGYCDFVRCLRRINSNNLITQCTREARTGINITLDADNVRFYTNVTSCILAKSRCGTFNPITGDPQTPGYTSAGIRVSNALQFSEAGELRILAFPAAIPVSTSFCSTSSNLTETSWLTNVC; encoded by the exons atgaaa atCGAGATTAATGGAACTTTAGATTTAAATgaagtacaaaaatatattttgcaatggAAGAGTCAAAACTTATTAAATTTTAGTGAG ATTGGCGCAATTTCCAGTGGAATTTTTGATTTTAccgatgtaaaaaataaaattctacaGTGGAAAACTCAAAAACTTGCTGCGTTATGTCCGTCAAACGG GGCACAATTGCAAAATCTACTGAATATTGCATGCAGTACTGCTCAACCAACTAATGTTACATTGAGGGATAGTTGCATTACTTGTTTTTCAAGAGTTACTTCGATGCCAGAG gGACCTCAAGAACTGAATGCCCTTAGTGTATGTGCTTTGCAATATTTTGTGAACACAACTTACGCTACATGCGCTACAGCTCTAATGGCATTATCCACATCGGCTTTAAACGTACAACCATCAGGTTGCTTTATGGGATATTGTGATTTCGTGCGTTGTTTAAGAAGAATTAATTCTAATAATTtg atcACACAATGTACCAGAGAAGCAAGGACCGGCATAAATATAACGTTAGACGCAGATAACGTGAGGTTTTACACAAACGTTACTTCTTGTATTCTAGCCAAATCGCGTTGTGGAACGTTTAATCCAATTACTGGTGATCCACAAACACCCGGCTACACGTCAGCTGGAATCAGAGTCAGCAACGCTTTGCAGTTTTCAGAAGCTGGAGAACTAAGAATTCTTGCCTTTCCAGCAGCAATACCAGTTTCAACTTCATTTTGCTCAACTTCAAGCAACTTAACAGAAACAAGTTGGTTGACGAATGTTTGCTGA
- the LOC126366101 gene encoding vacuolar ATPase assembly integral membrane protein VMA21 homolog codes for MIAGKANEMSDFQVLSAIVKYCLMIISIPVLSFFLVKVIVFDGILRLEPIPSSVSSAVVAILVLHVALGTYIYKAYSEAEKAPKPTKKD; via the exons ATGATCGCAGGGAAAGCTAAT GAAATGTCAGATTTTCAAGTCCTTTCGGCAATAGTGAAATACTGTTTAATGATCATCAGTATACCCGTACTGTCGTTTTTCCTAGTTAAAGTAATAGTATTTGACGGAATTTTAAGACTAGAACCAATACCAAGTAGCGTGTCCTCTGCCGTAGTAGCAATATTAGTTCTACACGTCGCTCTGGGAACTTACATCTACAAGGCATATTCTGAAGCAGAAAAAGCCCCCAAGCCAACGAAAAAGGACTGA